In Triplophysa dalaica isolate WHDGS20190420 chromosome 19, ASM1584641v1, whole genome shotgun sequence, the sequence AAAAAAGCATTCTTTTTGAAAGCATAGTGGGTTCTTACTGGTAATAACTGTCTGAAGCGAAAGGTCATGAGTGAATAACATAAATGTTGGTCTGTTTGTAGAACTGAAGCGCTTCCAAGAAAATCCTTCTTTCTCTGGCACCACCAACACCGTGACGATTACAGCGGAGAGGAAACTAGAGGAGGGTCAGAGGGTGAGGAATGCAGTCTTTCAGTTTCTTATTAAAGTGTTGAGCCTTGCCTATATATATGGATTAAGGTCCTTAAATTAGATATACATCATTTTTACTGCTGAATATTACGTGAGACATTTCACAGACtgtttttctgatattttgtttactatttataggtatgtgtttaggttattattttggtttaattctgtgaactactaaaaatattttgatgttctgtaatttttcagacctcagatactgccaaagaaaacaagttcatattcgcttctaagcaatacaacagtcatatttctacatgtttttggaaaagttcaaaaatatttgtaatgtgaTGACCTCGATTTTTAACACAGTTTTCATTgtactgtcagtctttcacattgctgttgggtgactttatCACTccaggtttgattttgttgaaattcaacggACACTAGACTGACcacaatacatatttttatacagtactgaaggaatttataattaaaaaggtctaaaatatatgtgtatatatacacacaccttTGTTGGGTGTAATCAGTTACtctaatttaattaatttccCTTGAAAACGTagagtaagggattactcttgtttttttctgtaaataaatagtTACTTCTGAAGTAATTAAACTAACTATTGTGTGCAATAGTTTACATTCGAATTCTAGCTTTACaatttgtgctttaatgtataattctcacatttgtaatactttggtaaAAAAAGGTGAAATTAACACTCTCAAAGTGTCttctatatatacacatgtgagagttaatttgacctttttaaaCACTGgcgattttgctgtgtactttatgtagttttctATTATTTGAGTGAATTAAATGAGCCGTTtaatgtctatccttgaatcacttaaccaatcaaggttgatataggatttataaagtaattaataatttaataagttTTGGAGAGTAATTTGAACAGTaatcaattacactattgaatatgtaattactagtaattaattactctTTCTGAGTAATTTATCCTACACTGTCTACACTAATAAAAGCATTCAATAAGTCCAGCATAGATGGAAATTCCTTGAGCAATGTATAAAAAGCTTCACAGGTTGATAGCTGGATGATAAAATGCGAAGTGTACAATTCTAGTCAAGAATGAAAGAAGCAAAACTATAACATGGAGTTCAATTATATTGACTGCTTTTAgttacaacataattcccacagctacatttgttttatttcatggttTTTATGGGTTTGATATTATTCTAAACtggaaaaatatgaatgaagaGTGATCCTACACTTTTGACTTGTAATGTGTATCTCAATTGTCATAGCCTTGATTTCTATCCATGAGAAGTTAAAATGAGTCCGTCCAGGAGACACAAATTGTAGAATAAGATGGACTGTATGttcagactgtgtgtgttttgcgtTCAGAACCTGAAGCAGTTGAGGATGGAGTTACAGATGTTGGGTGTTAAGCTCCAGTCTGGAGAGAGGGCGTGCTGCCGCAACACAGACGGCGAGAAGCTGCGTCACGCGCTAGCATCTGCAGACAGTAAACTCGCCAAACAggtaacatttaaacaccacaCACAGTTAGTGTTCTAAGATTGTcacattttctgtcatttctaGACTAATGTACCCTTATaatctaaacattttacattagcCAGCAATTTTAATTTATCTTGAGGTTAAACTATAAATGCTTCTTAGTCTCTACTGCACCAAcacttcctgtttttctttctttccgcATTCTCTCTTTAACCCTGTTACCCTGGTTTAGATTGTGGAAATTCATACCAAGAACAAAATGCACACAATAACATTGAAATGATTCAGAGCTCACTGATTCGCATGCTTCTGGAATGGTGTCTCTCGTTCTAATTTCTCCTATTGGTGATGTTCTCATATAATCTAATCTGTGAATGAATTAAAACACACGCTGCTCGGATAACTCCACCTTCCAGCCTCACTTTTTACACTCTGGCCTCTCTAACCCTTTCCGCTCCCCTTTCCTTCCCGTCTCTCTGTCGGCCAGGACCAAATGTTGGTGGAGCTGCACACCAGCCTGCAGCTGGTCAAAGCAGACCTGCGCAGGAAAGAGGAGACACTGGCGCAGCTGAAGGGCTCTCTGCCGCCCCAGCCCTCCGTGACACCCGGCTCCTGTAAGAAGAGAGGATGCGGAGCAGCAGCGGCGGCGGCAGTTAATGCGGAGAACCAACCTCCAGAGAAACGACAATTCTTCCGCTCCCTGTTCCCCTCATGCACTCCATCTAAGACCCCCGCGAGACAGACTCGTCAGCGGGCAGAGGTCACCACGCCTTACACACGCATACTGCGCTCGCGACAGCCCTCACCTCCGTCCACTCCCATCCAGCGCAGGGTTAAATATTAATCTTGGCTGAAGATCaaattttttgctttttaaccTACACATTTAAGCTTTATAATATAATCAGGTGGCTTTGTTCACTTATTTGTTGGATTTATTTTGATAAGTGATTCTGCTGGTCTTGTAAGGTCATAGTTTTACAATTTCTTTTATCATTTGCATTCTTGACTGTTTTCACTGTAAAAGCAGAATGTTACGGTaacacagtactgtaatttggATGTgatttgaatattaaaattgtatatgaAGACTGGTTTTGTATAGCTCATGAGACATCTTTTATATGTATTATGCAAACCAGAATCAACTGTACATATAATTTGAGGTAATAGGAGTTACATGTATATCTCTAATATGTATACACactatatacaatattttgctttatatttCCAAAGTGTAATTCTGGAAGATAACTAATAGTTCAGTATTTCTTTGCCAGTTGCCAAATAAACATGCACATTTGTCTGATATATAGGTTAAAGCACTACATTATTGCTTTGGCTGCTCTTTTGCACATTTGTAAGGTTGAACTTGTTTGTTTCTGATGGTTTGTCACTTTTgaatgtctgtctctctctcttaatagTATTATCAAACCTGTACTACTTGTGTGATCTCTGCAATAAAACATAAGTTCAATGCTTGGTCTCAGAAGTCTTTGTTCAGgttgaatttattttgtataatgaACATGGTGTCTATACAAAGTTATGTACATTGTGTTCTTTGAAGACTTCATATGTGAACATCcaaatttattgatttaaaaaaaatctatatattcaATTGCCAAGACTGTACAATGGCATCAAAGTGGGAAAAATGATGTACATGCGCTACGGTGTAACAGAAGATAAATCTAACGGAGAAACTCTCCTAACTGGAGTTGTGTTGTTAGACAGCGGGTTGAAGACGCAGGGCAAGGTCAGGTCTGTAGAAGAAGGCTCTCCTTGTTCTCGCACAGCGGAGATCTGTCGCAACAAAGCCTTGCCTTCCTCACGGGCCTAGGGAAAGACAAAAAATTTGACATGATCTTTGCATATTCTAATCAACTGGAAGCCTGTTAAGAAAACTTCAGTGTAGATTAAATCACAGAGAGATCTAAAGAAACGTACGTCATTGTAGTCACAGCAGCGCTGCGCGCAAAGAGACGCCTCATCATACAGTTTGTTCTTGAAGTAGTATTGACCGAGATATCTCAGAGCGGTGCTCACTTCAGCGTGCACCAACTGCTCCTGTGatcacacaaaacacagcatACATTCAGGATTTAAAACCATTCCAATATATTCATACAATaggtacatttatttttatcatgaacaaattttttaaatattgaaatgaaaacaacGACCATTCATTCTTAAAAAAGATATGCTCTAAATCTTTAAGTTACTTTAAACAATACTTATTATatttaagtaataaaaaataagaaaatattaagaGTTCACGTTCCCACGGACCCAAACACCACACAAGGGTTAAACAAGGTTTCTTTTCTTCTAATATAACTGAGGCCAGTAATATAGTAGTTCCCTTTTTATGGTTCAAAAAGCCTACactatttttatctttttagtttttagtaGTCCcgaagaaaatgtgtgtgtgtgtgagttatgCATTATCTACTCCAAAAAGACTTACACCACATGAGAAAATATCCTGAATGTATATTATGTAGCACTGTGCAGCATCATCAGATTCATTCAGTTGCTCATGAAGCCTACAAACAAGAGATcacaacaaaattaaaacaattatcaGAATTCACACTAACACATTTCTACCGTTGACACAAGGAAACAACTCACTTTGCTAGCTTTAAAAGAGCCATTCTTTCCACATCCCCAACAGAATACGCTCTCCAGTAACACTGCGCCCACAACAACAAAATGGAGAAAATCAAAGCTACTATTAAAACAAAAGCGTTTTCATTACAATCTATATAGAGAGTACTGAATCATCATTTACCTTCTTAGCCTCAACCTGTTGTGATAGCTTTTCATAACATTCACCAAGAGCTACAAGCATTCGAGAATCATTCGGcctaaacacaaaaacattgtataCTCGaagcaaaattaaaacacagaaagaccAGTTCACACAATGCTGTCCTCACCTGAGCTgatgagctttcctgtagtaATAAAGCGAGTAGAAAGGCATTTTTAGGATCTCGTAGGTCTGTCCGAGTCCGTACCAGGCACGGTAGTCCCTTTTGTTCACTTCGATCGCGTGTCTAAATACACATAGAGGTAATGCAGTGATTAGGACAGTTTAGAGACACATCAAGTCTGCACGTAAACATGATGTACCTGTAGGCCTGAATGGCAGCGGATGTGTTTTTCATCTCCATATACTCGTGACCCATGAGAGTCCAGGCACCCAGACAGCGTGGATTCAGCTTCAGCGCTCGCTGAAAATACAGAGCGGCTTTCTCATGTTGAGAGCGCAGGCTGTAGTAGTTCCCTGTGGAAAGCAAATTCATTTAGAAGTGTTTATGCCAATTGTAAATGTGTGCATCAGGGTCAAACACTCACCTATAACACAGCATGTCTCTACTCTATATTTATCAATCTCCACCAGATTATGTGCCAAGTAGCTGAGTTCGGGCTTCATActctgaaagaaaacaacagattttaaataaaattgcagtGTCATCCACAACACTATTTCCAAGCACGTACGCATGCACAAACTCCTTCGGCAATCTCACCCTAACATAAAGCAGGTTGGAGAAAGTGTCCATGTTCTCGATGCGGAATGGATCCTGTTCCCGCAGTTCATTAAACAGATATAACGCTTGATCTATATCTGAAGAGGATATACCAAAGAATATTGTGAGCATAAAAACGCTTAATATGGAAGTCTTTCTGTCACCACGGATGCACCTCGTATGTTGTGGTAAGCCACGGCGATCTGGGAAATGATGTAGGTGCTCTTGGCAAACCCAGCTTCCATTAGACTCTGATATTTCTGGAGTGCCTCTTTGATCATCTGAAGTTCCGTGTACATGTGTGCCATGAAGAAATCCCTTACCCAACAGTCCGGCAGAGACAAAGACTTGAGCTGAGAAAGACAGAGGACCAGATGATGAAAATCTGTCTCCATTAGTTTGCACGATGGGATTGATAAAGACGTACCATTTCAATGTTGGTGATGAGGTTGCACAGCTCCAGCCATGATCCCCAGTGCAGAGGGAGGACGTGTGTTGCGGCTACGAAGATCTCCACCGCCTCCTTTAGCAGATCTAGTTTCCGAAGGACTACCCCATAGCTGGTGAGAAATAAAAGtgcacataaacaaaaagtattttacaaacACTACCAGAATTCCAAGTggatctgtaaaaaaaatgtaattactgatTTGTTTCTGGAATGATGTAACGTAGTCTCATAAGTTGTTTCCCCTATCTTTTAagataataaatgcatttattttactattctAGCCCAGCACAATAATAAAGATAGTTCTCATTTgaatttaatataacatttcttcCTATTTCAGAGTCATAAAGTACCATTTAAGAATCGCTTCTCTAAATGATACATACAGATAGAGTGCAAATCCATCCAGCTCGCCTGCACTGTGTTTTTTGCTCAACTCCACCCGCAGCTCTCGCAGGGCTTCGTTTCGGACCTGACCCTTTTCCAAAGGACCTGCAACCAGATGCACGCTTAATTCAGAGGCATCAGACACCACCTGtgttgcaaaaatatttaaagcttCTACTTACCAAGACTATCGACCGTTTCGTCATCCTTCTTCTTTTCACCTGACTAAGAGGACAAACAGCAGGATATATCTATTTTCCACATACCCTCTTATAAAACAATAACGCAAAACATACATTTGGCTCTCACCAGATATCGTGAATACATATacagaaaatacgccttctgacTCCGGCAGCCACGGAGGAAATATGCAGATCGATCGTATTCCTTCAGGTCAAAATATGACTTGGCCAAGCAAAGAGCATCCAAATCCTGGGCATCCTCCTTGGAGACGGAAGAAAATAAATCGGTCACGTGCACTGTGGTAGCCAATGATTGTTTAGATAATAATGCCAATAAGAGTTGCACAAAAGAATTGAACATCACTGAACTTAAAGCAGCCATACAAAGAGGGTTGAAGAGCTTCAGACTGACCTCTGTTAGCTCAGGTTGTGGGGGGATCTCATTCAAAGGAAGAGGGTCCAGAGAAAATGCCAGCTCAGATGCCCTGtcaaacaaaatgtcaaaactCTTTATAATACACTAAAGagaaatacaaatgaatgaatggaagCTACAGTGCAGTTATTTAACATGCATTCAGCATTGGATGTGGAATATAATCAAGCCTTTCTGCATGCTACTTTGTACTTGCAGTCTTGCACCCttcattgtgtcatttaataTCATGAATTTAAATGGAAATCTGCTTCATTATCTCTTGTGAGCTACACGTTTAGTGTTTAAGCATTAACGTTAGGTGTCTACCGTTACTACTTCATGCTGTTAGCTCAATAAGCTGTCTTGCTAGCTAACAGTCACCCAAGAAAACACTGCAATATAAAAGTGTTCTTGTAACGCTGgcgttaaataataaatatgtttgtttaccATTTCACGCTGTGGACGAGCCCTCTTTCCTTGCATTGTGCTATAATGGAGATAAgttgtttctttatttgaacCAAGTCGCCAATCTCACTGCTGCGGGTAGCCGCCATTTTTCATATATACGTCAAACCCGAGCGCGAGACGTGATTGGACAGACGACTGGCTCACAAAAGAGTGTAGTAAGAAATAAATTCACATCatgttatatataatttttatgaatttttattgaaaaaatgtattagtgaAAAAGATCATACACGTGATACATACAGACTAAAATGGCCAAGCGTGATAAACCTAGAAGTAACACTTGCAGtaggacacatgtacagtaATAATATATTATGGCAAGATCTTCATCATTTGAGACGTCATTCATAATAAAAGTATAATAGATGTGATTCTTAATAATTGTACATAATTAAATAagtgattttattataattatataaacgTAGATAATTCTGATAATgatattagtaaaaaaaaaatcagttaataattgtaataatgaGCTTCATGATCAAGATAATGTTtaatagaaatgaatacaggAACTCTGACAATGACTTTAGTTActgccaatttttttttttaaatacaatgtacGTATTATTACTAAAGTCATTTAGAGGCGTTGTTCATGTTTATTGTCTATTTTAGTtgggttttaaaataaataattcctactttgcattgtattgcattgcattatgaTGTTAATATATTATAGCAGTTATTTAACATGTTCTTTTGTTACCAATTGGTTTGCATTGAATCACTATTAAAAATTTAATGTTGTTAGAAAAAATAgagattcacacacacacacacacacacacgcacatatacTAATATTGTCCTAGTTATATTGACCAGTGACCCTGATATGTTTCTCCTGCATGGTCTCGATAATATAAGTTTATATAAACCTTCATGTCCAATGACCTGTTAATGCAGACATTTAGGCCATAGACAATTAAAATGTCAACTTTTAAGTGCTTAAACTTTTAAAAGACGCCCCAAAACAAGActatttatgtaaaatgtttggTCCTGGAGATATAACAGTTAATGAAGTCACTGCTGTGAATGTTGTGAAAGAGCTGAGTTTGCATACCTTCATGTAAAACCGATTCATTAGACATTTCAATCATCTGATAATGTTCTTAACAACCAAAATAGATGGAAAGCACAAAAGAAATTCATATTCCACCATTGCATCCCATACACGGAAGGTATAAGAAGGACGTTTTCAAAAAGTTAGTTATTCCTGACTCTCATCTGTGCTGCTCGAGCTGAACGTATTTGGTGTTGTCCAGGTACAATAATACTTGTGAAgttgatgatattttaaagagttgaaaatgttcatttttttcagttttgtggcaTTGTGTTCCTTTTGAATGCAGATactgatgtgtgttttgtttgcaggTGTGTAGCTGAGGATGGATTTAAAAGATAAAGTGGCCGTGGTGACAGGAGGAGCTCAGGGTTTGGGCAGAAGCTTTGTTGAAATACTCCTGAAAAATGGTGCAAAGGTGAATTACTTTTGGTTGGTGAAAATGACTTTGCCTCCGTAAATCCAGCCACAAtgctaaaaaaatgtttataatctgaATATAACTAATCTAATGTTTTCCATAcagcaacatttttaaatgttttttttatacaggTGGCTATCATCGACATGAATGAATCACTTGGAAGTGAACTGAAAGCCACACTTGACAAAGAATACGGGCCAGACAGCACTGAATTTTACATTGCCGATGTGTCATCACAGGAGCAGTTTGCAGGTCTTTAAAGAactgttcaaatgttttgttatagaaattattaaataatctgGTTAAACAAGAAAAGTTGCTGAAGAATTCCTTTCTTTACAGGTGCTTTTCAGAAAGCTGTGGAA encodes:
- the cdc23 gene encoding cell division cycle protein 23 homolog, with protein sequence MAATRSSEIGDLVQIKKQLISIIAQCKERGLVHSVKWASELAFSLDPLPLNEIPPQPELTEEDAQDLDALCLAKSYFDLKEYDRSAYFLRGCRSQKAYFLYMYSRYLSGEKKKDDETVDSLGPLEKGQVRNEALRELRVELSKKHSAGELDGFALYLYGVVLRKLDLLKEAVEIFVAATHVLPLHWGSWLELCNLITNIEMLKSLSLPDCWVRDFFMAHMYTELQMIKEALQKYQSLMEAGFAKSTYIISQIAVAYHNIRDIDQALYLFNELREQDPFRIENMDTFSNLLYVRSMKPELSYLAHNLVEIDKYRVETCCVIGNYYSLRSQHEKAALYFQRALKLNPRCLGAWTLMGHEYMEMKNTSAAIQAYRHAIEVNKRDYRAWYGLGQTYEILKMPFYSLYYYRKAHQLRPNDSRMLVALGECYEKLSQQVEAKKCYWRAYSVGDVERMALLKLAKLHEQLNESDDAAQCYIIYIQDIFSCGEQLVHAEVSTALRYLGQYYFKNKLYDEASLCAQRCCDYNDAREEGKALLRQISAVREQGEPSSTDLTLPCVFNPLSNNTTPVRRVSPLDLSSVTP